The following proteins are co-located in the Moraxella nasovis genome:
- the fabZ gene encoding 3-hydroxyacyl-ACP dehydratase FabZ, with amino-acid sequence MTQHLIDYNLLTEADLTALSKRQVTMPLKFEQLKHYLPHRYPFMLIDRVTACSPDNWITGYKNLSINEEFFNGHFPDNPIMPGVLMVEAMAQLSGVLGFISAGTSSEDGYLYLFAGVDKVRFKKLVSPGDQLVIRSKAIMNKRDIYKFSCTAHVDGQLACSAEVMIARQKVSDIEK; translated from the coding sequence ATGACTCAACATCTTATCGATTATAATTTATTAACCGAAGCGGACTTAACAGCGTTATCTAAAAGACAAGTAACCATGCCGCTAAAGTTTGAGCAATTAAAGCACTATCTGCCACATCGTTATCCGTTTATGTTGATCGATCGTGTGACTGCTTGCTCGCCTGATAACTGGATCACTGGCTATAAAAATCTATCGATTAATGAAGAGTTTTTTAATGGGCACTTTCCAGATAACCCAATCATGCCAGGCGTGTTAATGGTAGAGGCGATGGCACAGTTGTCGGGTGTGCTTGGATTTATCAGTGCTGGCACATCATCTGAGGATGGTTATTTGTACCTATTTGCTGGTGTGGATAAAGTGCGATTTAAAAAGCTGGTCAGCCCAGGTGATCAGCTCGTGATTCGTTCAAAAGCAATTATGAATAAGCGTGATATTTACAAGTTTTCTTGTACAGCTCATGTTGATGGGCAACTTGCTTGTAGTGCTGAAGTGATGATTGCTCGCCAAAAAGTCAGCGACATTGAGAAATAA
- the lpxD gene encoding UDP-3-O-(3-hydroxymyristoyl)glucosamine N-acyltransferase, which yields MISLERLICAIELVQPVLNKADIKPTGRFFKKVASLAQADADCVAFISQAKYAHELPLTQAGVVLVGEQFACDVPTTATAIIVKDAYLAYASISTLFENTSTKTGIHPTAIISPTAKIGKNAQIGAYAVINEGVVIGNEAKISQGVSIGEYTIIGDNSIIYPHVYIAYHTVIGNNVRIHAHASIGSEGFGFAPHPSATGLKWQRIAQLGRVIIGDNVRIGAQTCIDRGAIGDTVIGNHVIIDNLVQIAHNVKIGDGTAMAAMVGIAGSTVIGRNCIIGGNVGISGHLNIADNVTLTGRTFVTSSIEQAGSYSSGTVAMPTMKWRRAAVKFRQMGNK from the coding sequence ATGATATCGCTAGAACGGCTGATCTGCGCGATTGAACTGGTGCAGCCTGTACTAAACAAAGCTGATATAAAACCAACTGGTCGGTTTTTTAAGAAAGTTGCATCCTTAGCACAGGCTGACGCTGACTGTGTAGCGTTCATCTCCCAAGCAAAATACGCCCATGAACTGCCATTAACCCAAGCAGGTGTGGTGCTTGTGGGTGAACAATTTGCTTGTGACGTGCCAACCACTGCCACTGCCATTATTGTAAAAGACGCGTATTTGGCATATGCCAGTATTAGTACATTGTTTGAAAATACATCAACTAAGACAGGCATTCACCCAACTGCTATCATTAGCCCAACAGCTAAAATAGGCAAAAACGCCCAAATTGGTGCTTATGCTGTGATCAATGAAGGCGTGGTTATCGGCAATGAAGCCAAAATTTCCCAAGGCGTTAGCATTGGTGAATATACCATCATTGGAGATAATAGTATTATCTATCCGCATGTGTATATCGCTTACCACACAGTGATTGGGAATAATGTGCGAATCCATGCCCATGCATCCATTGGTTCTGAGGGTTTTGGTTTTGCCCCACATCCAAGTGCGACAGGCTTAAAATGGCAGCGTATCGCTCAGCTTGGACGAGTCATCATTGGTGATAATGTGCGAATTGGCGCCCAAACCTGCATCGATAGAGGTGCTATCGGCGATACTGTCATTGGTAATCATGTTATTATCGATAATCTTGTGCAAATAGCCCATAATGTTAAGATTGGCGATGGCACAGCGATGGCAGCGATGGTGGGGATAGCTGGTAGTACTGTGATAGGTCGTAACTGTATTATAGGTGGGAATGTCGGCATTAGCGGGCATCTTAATATTGCAGATAATGTGACTTTGACAGGCAGAACTTTTGTGACAAGTTCGATTGAGCAAGCGGGTAGTTATTCATCTGGCACAGTAGCGATGCCGACCATGAAATGGCGTCGTGCTGCGGTTAAATTTCGCCAAATGGGTAATAAATAA
- the lpxA gene encoding acyl-ACP--UDP-N-acetylglucosamine O-acyltransferase — MNIHPTAIIDDSAVISPTAVVGPYCIIGKNSKIGEGSILHRHVVIGENTTIGKHNEIYQFASVGENPQDLKYAGEPTYLQIGDYNRIRESCTFHRGTAQDRSLTKIGSHNLFMVNTHIAHDCSVGDYNVLANNVGVAGHAHIGNHVIIGGQSGVHQFCRIDDYSMIGGASLILKDVAAFVMVSGNPAKTHGLNKEGMRRKGWSRDTIQAIDEAYRLIFRSGLLRQQAIAELESMLEREPKIALLINSLKNTERGLTR, encoded by the coding sequence ATGAACATTCATCCAACAGCGATCATAGATGATAGTGCAGTCATTAGTCCTACGGCTGTGGTCGGGCCTTACTGTATTATCGGTAAAAACAGTAAAATTGGTGAGGGCAGTATCTTGCATCGCCATGTTGTTATTGGTGAAAATACCACAATCGGTAAGCATAACGAAATCTATCAGTTTGCCAGTGTGGGAGAAAATCCCCAAGACTTAAAATATGCGGGCGAACCTACTTACTTACAGATTGGTGATTATAATCGTATTCGTGAATCTTGCACATTTCATCGTGGCACAGCCCAAGATCGCAGCCTGACCAAAATTGGTAGCCATAACTTATTTATGGTAAACACACATATCGCCCATGATTGTTCGGTTGGTGATTATAACGTGCTTGCTAATAATGTCGGTGTGGCAGGTCATGCACATATTGGCAATCATGTCATTATTGGTGGTCAGTCAGGCGTGCATCAGTTTTGTCGCATTGATGATTATAGTATGATTGGTGGCGCAAGCTTAATCCTAAAAGACGTTGCTGCTTTTGTTATGGTGTCTGGCAATCCTGCAAAAACGCATGGCTTAAACAAAGAAGGCATGCGTCGCAAAGGCTGGAGTCGTGACACGATACAAGCCATTGATGAGGCGTATCGCTTGATATTTCGTTCAGGGCTATTGCGTCAGCAGGCGATAGCAGAGCTTGAATCCATGCTAGAGCGTGAGCCAAAAATTGCACTGCTAATTAACTCTTTAAAAAATACCGAGCGTGGCTTAACTCGTTAG
- a CDS encoding sodium-dependent transporter: MAAQRESWSARSGFILAAVGSAVGLGNIWRFPYAAYENGGGAFFVPYLIALATAGFPLLFLDYVVGQKYRGAPPTAYGRMLKSAESVGWWQVAVCTVIGIYYASVLSWAGQYTIYATTQAWGSDTEAFFFSHYLQNVDIAEGLSFVPGLFTGLIIVWAIVLLIMYGGIQKGVELSNKICIPLLVLMFIVMVGKAVTLPGASLGLQTFFAPNWSAMANPSVWLAAYGHVFFSMSIGFGIMVTYSSYLGKNANLTGSGLTVGFANSSFELLAGIGIFSILGFMAVQSGLPVEEVVKGGIGLAFIAFPNIVSTMGDTGTIIGVLFFASLFLAGLTSMASILQVPVSAVQDKLGWSKNKAVTIVGGSCAVVSTVMFSTTAAITFVDVIDNFTNNIGVVFGGLLSIIWVTWLNRQIIPKLVNHINAISSFKVGQGWVFMLTIVTPISLLVALVLSMKGLLTEGYGGYSFMVQALFGWGVVAIFALSALIFPKIKSHPSHYNHHQ; this comes from the coding sequence ATGGCGGCACAACGTGAGAGTTGGTCAGCGCGCTCTGGCTTTATTTTAGCAGCAGTGGGTTCTGCTGTCGGATTGGGGAATATTTGGCGTTTCCCTTATGCAGCTTATGAAAATGGCGGTGGTGCATTCTTTGTGCCTTATTTGATTGCCTTAGCAACAGCAGGCTTTCCGCTGCTATTTTTAGATTATGTCGTTGGCCAAAAGTATCGTGGTGCACCACCGACTGCTTATGGTCGTATGCTTAAATCTGCTGAGAGTGTCGGCTGGTGGCAAGTAGCAGTATGTACGGTGATCGGCATCTATTATGCGTCCGTTCTAAGCTGGGCAGGTCAATATACGATTTATGCCACAACACAGGCTTGGGGTAGCGATACAGAAGCCTTCTTTTTTAGCCACTATCTACAAAATGTTGATATCGCAGAGGGCTTAAGTTTCGTACCTGGCTTATTTACAGGACTTATCATTGTATGGGCTATTGTACTGCTGATCATGTACGGCGGTATCCAAAAGGGTGTAGAGCTATCAAATAAAATTTGTATTCCGCTACTTGTATTAATGTTTATCGTGATGGTGGGTAAAGCGGTGACATTGCCAGGGGCATCGCTAGGCTTGCAAACATTTTTTGCACCAAACTGGTCGGCGATGGCCAATCCAAGTGTATGGTTGGCGGCTTATGGACACGTGTTTTTCTCAATGTCGATTGGCTTTGGTATTATGGTAACTTATTCATCTTATCTAGGTAAGAATGCAAACCTTACTGGCTCAGGCTTGACGGTTGGTTTTGCTAATTCATCTTTTGAGTTACTAGCTGGTATCGGTATTTTCTCTATCTTAGGCTTTATGGCGGTGCAGTCTGGCTTGCCAGTTGAAGAAGTGGTTAAAGGTGGCATCGGTCTTGCATTCATCGCATTCCCAAATATCGTTTCTACTATGGGTGATACAGGCACAATCATTGGTGTGTTATTCTTTGCATCACTGTTCTTGGCAGGCTTAACATCAATGGCAAGTATCTTACAGGTGCCTGTGTCAGCAGTCCAAGATAAACTTGGGTGGTCAAAAAATAAAGCAGTGACCATCGTGGGTGGTAGCTGTGCAGTAGTCTCAACAGTGATGTTCTCTACTACAGCAGCGATTACTTTTGTTGATGTGATTGATAATTTCACTAATAACATCGGTGTAGTGTTTGGTGGTTTATTATCTATCATCTGGGTGACATGGCTAAACCGCCAAATAATCCCAAAATTGGTTAATCATATTAATGCTATTTCAAGCTTTAAGGTTGGTCAAGGCTGGGTATTCATGCTGACTATTGTAACGCCAATCTCGTTATTAGTAGCTCTTGTTCTTAGCATGAAAGGCTTACTGACAGAAGGCTATGGCGGTTATAGCTTTATGGTACAGGCTTTGTTTGGCTGGGGCGTTGTGGCAATTTTTGCACTAAGTGCTTTGATTTTTCCAAAAATCAAAAGTCACCCAAGCCACTATAATCATCATCAATAA